A portion of the Desulfovibrio sp. Huiquan2017 genome contains these proteins:
- a CDS encoding MotA/TolQ/ExbB proton channel family protein: MNILQQGGVMMWPLLVLSVAALAVILERFVVFTTSRFPSPSTLDGLLETFRTQGRDAAALKGAETAPAFGAFFQACFSESGNGREAAIQSAGDDILFRFNARLDFLSTAAATAPLMGLLGTVLGMINAFSRLSSSGDVDITVLAGGIWQALLTTAAGLCIAIPAVLAHRWFCREYDKIAHAMQHTARLAAIRDTAS, encoded by the coding sequence ATGAATATCCTGCAACAAGGCGGCGTCATGATGTGGCCGCTGCTGGTCCTGTCCGTGGCGGCCCTGGCCGTCATCCTGGAACGGTTCGTGGTCTTCACCACCAGCCGGTTTCCCTCCCCGTCCACGCTGGACGGGCTGCTGGAGACGTTCCGCACCCAGGGCCGCGACGCGGCCGCTCTCAAGGGCGCGGAAACGGCCCCGGCCTTCGGCGCCTTTTTCCAAGCCTGCTTCTCGGAAAGCGGCAACGGCCGGGAAGCGGCCATCCAATCCGCCGGGGACGATATCCTCTTCCGGTTCAATGCCCGGCTCGACTTCCTGTCCACCGCCGCGGCCACGGCCCCGCTCATGGGGCTGCTGGGCACGGTGCTCGGCATGATCAACGCCTTTTCCCGGCTTTCCTCCTCGGGCGACGTGGACATCACCGTGCTGGCCGGAGGCATCTGGCAGGCCCTGCTGACCACGGCCGCCGGGTTGTGCATCGCCATCCCGGCCGTGCTGGCACACCGCTGGTTCTGCCGCGAATACGACAAGATCGCCCATGCCATGCAGCACACGGCGCGGCTGGCGGCCATCCGGGATACGGCGTCATGA
- a CDS encoding biopolymer transporter ExbD — protein sequence MIDFKRHAPRPAAPDITPLLDVVFILLIFFVVSAVFTAKGVDIELPQAETARAVTGKSMEIELKEDGSILCDAAPVTLHDLTHLLRNTIDRPLPLQPDHILLKSAPGARVERFVRIVDLVRKAGFNNLIIATNTRPNQDGEADR from the coding sequence ATGATCGACTTCAAGCGGCACGCGCCCAGACCGGCCGCCCCGGACATCACCCCGCTCCTGGACGTCGTCTTCATCCTGCTGATCTTCTTCGTTGTTTCGGCTGTCTTCACGGCCAAGGGCGTGGACATCGAGCTGCCCCAGGCCGAGACGGCCCGGGCCGTGACCGGCAAATCCATGGAGATCGAGCTCAAGGAGGACGGCTCCATCCTCTGCGACGCCGCGCCGGTCACCCTGCACGACCTGACCCACCTGTTGCGCAATACCATCGACCGCCCGCTTCCCCTGCAACCGGATCACATCCTGTTGAAATCCGCGCCCGGGGCCCGGGTGGAACGGTTTGTCCGGATCGTGGACCTGGTACGCAAGGCCGGGTTCAACAACCTGATCATAGCAACCAACACCCGCCCCAACCAGGATGGCGAGGCGGACCGATGA
- a CDS encoding GTP-binding protein, translated as MQLNAVLPPRRSLHRKIDLPEMLTNCLLAACQYTAFKRLTGWKGMAICPRSPRAWTMKVRARPGVFGLAVEDDREDDRGSHARLGVYYFPAPGEPLLESMSLAAHLASARPGYMEIVRRFTAMGEWAVPFRMGTLSASLTPDENGLVLRCDALDRKLSIARDGLVTPEGKWVLRPGEAEEDYPAHEIALDIVLVLAAAITKSLEEQPRRVGCSRTPALGMAYGNDGGRTSVDDGIERIGDLFCWGEAKALANLASPLLTNCEVTAGPESRTDLPAPLDDALFWKTHDLQALSQDQAFAPAFDSRPGLIVLSGFLGSGKTTFLNQLLEYHAARDELVAIIQNEIGQTGVDGKLLEGDDSIVELDEGCVCCTLAGNLSKGIEQLKARFSPKIIVLESTGLANPFNILHELETLRPLVRLDSITTLVDAANAPSLLAEHEIARDQVAAADTILLNKCDLADKAALERLRATLGELNRRAVIVETVFGAVNPGYLYDTDPFEQRIALPCMPGKKHHTHDHEGFSSRRFAFPFALDRARLLDALDGLPDSVFRLKGIVRLADSPLPEVVQYVCGRHELSPLGDDFTEEGFLVAIGKEMNLTRLEELEGASA; from the coding sequence ATGCAACTCAACGCCGTGCTGCCTCCGCGCCGCAGCCTCCACCGAAAGATCGACCTCCCCGAGATGCTGACCAATTGCCTGCTGGCTGCCTGCCAATACACGGCGTTCAAACGGCTGACGGGCTGGAAGGGCATGGCCATCTGCCCCCGGTCGCCCCGGGCCTGGACCATGAAGGTCCGCGCCCGGCCGGGCGTGTTCGGCCTGGCAGTCGAAGACGATCGGGAAGACGACCGGGGCAGTCACGCCCGCCTCGGCGTGTACTATTTCCCCGCGCCCGGGGAACCGCTCCTGGAGAGCATGTCCCTGGCCGCCCACCTCGCCTCGGCCCGCCCTGGCTACATGGAGATCGTGCGCCGCTTCACGGCCATGGGCGAATGGGCCGTTCCCTTCCGCATGGGCACGCTGTCGGCCTCCCTGACCCCGGACGAAAACGGGCTGGTTCTTCGATGCGACGCCCTCGACAGGAAACTGAGCATTGCGCGGGACGGACTGGTCACCCCGGAAGGCAAATGGGTGCTCCGGCCCGGCGAGGCCGAGGAAGACTATCCCGCCCACGAGATCGCCTTGGATATCGTCCTGGTGCTGGCCGCCGCGATCACGAAAAGCCTGGAGGAGCAGCCCCGCCGCGTCGGGTGCAGCCGGACCCCGGCCCTCGGCATGGCCTACGGCAACGACGGCGGCCGCACATCCGTGGACGACGGCATCGAAAGAATCGGCGACCTGTTTTGCTGGGGCGAGGCAAAGGCCCTGGCGAACCTGGCCTCGCCCCTTCTGACCAATTGCGAAGTCACCGCCGGCCCCGAATCCAGGACCGACCTGCCCGCCCCGCTGGACGATGCGCTGTTTTGGAAGACCCACGATCTCCAGGCGCTTTCCCAGGACCAGGCCTTCGCCCCGGCCTTCGACAGCCGCCCCGGCCTGATCGTGCTCAGCGGATTCCTCGGTTCGGGCAAAACCACGTTTCTCAACCAGTTGCTGGAGTACCACGCGGCCCGCGATGAACTGGTCGCCATCATCCAGAACGAGATCGGCCAGACCGGCGTGGACGGCAAGTTGCTGGAAGGCGACGATTCCATCGTGGAACTGGACGAGGGATGCGTGTGCTGCACCCTGGCGGGCAATCTTTCCAAGGGGATCGAACAGCTCAAGGCCCGGTTCTCCCCCAAGATCATCGTGCTGGAATCCACCGGCCTGGCCAACCCGTTCAACATCCTGCACGAACTGGAGACCCTGCGTCCCCTGGTCCGCCTGGACTCGATCACCACCCTGGTGGACGCGGCCAACGCGCCGAGCCTGCTGGCCGAACATGAGATCGCCCGCGATCAGGTCGCGGCGGCGGACACCATTTTGCTCAACAAATGCGACCTGGCGGACAAAGCCGCCCTGGAACGCCTGCGTGCGACCCTGGGCGAACTGAACCGACGGGCCGTCATCGTGGAAACGGTCTTCGGGGCCGTCAATCCGGGCTACCTGTACGACACGGACCCGTTCGAGCAGCGGATCGCCCTCCCGTGCATGCCGGGCAAGAAGCACCATACCCACGACCATGAGGGATTCTCGTCGAGACGGTTCGCATTCCCGTTCGCCCTCGACCGCGCACGGCTGCTGGACGCGCTGGACGGACTGCCCGACTCGGTGTTCCGGCTCAAGGGCATCGTCCGCCTTGCGGACTCCCCTCTTCCCGAAGTGGTCCAGTACGTCTGCGGCCGCCATGAACTCTCCCCGCTGGGCGACGACTTCACCGAGGAGGGGTTTCTGGTGGCCATCGGAAAAGAGATGAATCTTACCCGGCTTGAGGAGCTGGAAGGAGCAAGCGCATGA